A genomic stretch from Flavobacterium sp. KS-LB2 includes:
- a CDS encoding PadR family transcriptional regulator codes for MNIENTKAQMRKGVLEFCILSVLKEKDAYTSEILDTLKNAKLLVVEGTIYPLLTRLKNDGLLNYRWEESTSGPPRKYYGLTEIGQTFLKELSGTWTELSDAVNLITNQKQ; via the coding sequence ATGAACATTGAAAACACAAAAGCCCAGATGCGTAAAGGTGTTCTCGAGTTTTGTATCTTATCTGTATTAAAAGAAAAAGATGCCTACACATCGGAAATATTAGACACTTTGAAAAACGCAAAATTGTTAGTCGTGGAGGGAACTATTTACCCGCTGCTAACCCGATTAAAAAATGATGGATTACTCAACTACCGTTGGGAAGAGTCAACATCAGGACCACCAAGAAAATATTACGGTCTAACCGAAATAGGACAAACATTTTTAAAAGAACTTAGTGGCACTTGGACTGAATTATCCGATGCCGTAAACCTTATAACCAACCAAAAACAATAG
- a CDS encoding DUF4870 domain-containing protein encodes METTTEKNIATFTHLSALTQYFIPFGNYIFPIILWTSKKESSEFVDHHGKQILNFQLSLLMYSLVLVLIAVPTFLITLFKNIPFEAVINDHDFVFRNFNFEGNIGMLTVGLVALLLIGILKIAEFFLIIYASIKTSNGENYQYPITIPFIK; translated from the coding sequence ATGGAAACCACAACTGAAAAAAATATCGCAACATTTACACATTTGAGTGCATTAACTCAATATTTTATTCCTTTTGGAAATTATATTTTTCCAATAATACTTTGGACTTCAAAAAAAGAAAGTTCTGAATTTGTTGATCACCACGGAAAGCAGATACTTAATTTTCAGTTAAGTTTATTAATGTATTCTTTAGTGCTTGTCCTCATTGCAGTTCCAACGTTTTTAATTACACTTTTTAAAAACATTCCTTTTGAAGCTGTAATAAATGACCACGATTTTGTTTTTAGAAATTTTAACTTTGAAGGAAACATTGGAATGTTAACAGTAGGTTTAGTGGCTCTTTTGCTTATTGGTATTTTAAAAATAGCTGAATTCTTTTTAATCATTTATGCTTCCATCAAAACATCAAATGGAGAAAATTACCAATATCCAATAACGATTCCTTTTATAAAATAA
- a CDS encoding DUF4442 domain-containing protein → MKLTASKLNKFLLFKLPSAFICGVRVAAIDENKCVVSVKHRWINQNPFNSMYFAVQAMAAELSTGALVMFQIQKSGRKISMLVANNKGNFTKKATGRITFTCNDGHLIEQAIQQTVATGEGQTFWMKSIGKDEKGVQVSEMDFEWSVRVK, encoded by the coding sequence ATGAAACTTACAGCATCAAAACTTAATAAATTTCTCTTGTTTAAATTACCATCAGCATTTATATGTGGTGTGCGTGTTGCAGCAATTGATGAAAACAAATGTGTGGTATCCGTAAAACACCGTTGGATTAATCAAAATCCGTTTAATTCAATGTATTTTGCAGTACAAGCGATGGCTGCTGAGCTTTCTACTGGAGCTTTAGTAATGTTTCAGATTCAAAAAAGTGGTAGGAAAATTTCAATGCTTGTAGCTAATAACAAAGGAAATTTCACCAAAAAGGCTACAGGAAGAATCACTTTTACTTGTAATGATGGACATTTAATTGAACAAGCGATTCAGCAGACAGTGGCTACTGGAGAAGGGCAAACGTTCTGGATGAAGTCTATTGGAAAAGATGAAAAAGGGGTTCAAGTATCCGAAATGGATTTTGAATGGAGCGTAAGAGTTAAATAA